A part of Liolophura sinensis isolate JHLJ2023 chromosome 1, CUHK_Ljap_v2, whole genome shotgun sequence genomic DNA contains:
- the LOC135461516 gene encoding uncharacterized protein LOC135461516: MALRTLLLCGVVVLAFTNPVSSGLSLSSLSNRVDRLEALSADGLFPGNNVSYPADIKSCPSEFYMHRPTFACYRIMKEVKSWYEAREECHTQGADLIWYENPVEYRHVVIKLLTSLTESKDYNNAGYWSGANDITGGPLVWGDTDMPVMSSFFSNSQSSSNLYRYGRQSSSSTENAQKHCVFMKYQRSTMKMTQELSECDGGRLYICKCKTKGKGQCVPPSKLD; encoded by the exons ATGGCGCTGAGAACGCTCCTCCTGTGCGGTGTGGTTGTATTGGCATTCACCAATCCAGTGTCCAGCGGACTGTCTCTATCGTCACTTTCGAACAGAGTCGACCGTTTGGAAGCTTTATCTGCAGAC ggcCTTTTCCCGGGGAATAACGTGTCCTATCCTGCAG ACATCAAGTCATGCCCGTCAGAGTTCTACATGCACCGCCCCACTTTTGCCTGTTACCGGATTATGAAGGAAGTAAAGTCGTGGTACGAGGCCCGAGAGGAATGCCACACCCAGGGGGCTGACCTGATCTGGTACGAGAACCCGGTCGAGTATAGACACGTGGTCATCAAACTCCTCACCTCTCTCACAGAGTCGAAAG ATTACAACAACGCAGGCTACTGGTCAGGGGCGAATGACATCACTGGAGGACCTCTGGTGTGGGGTGACACCGACATGCCGGTGATGAGCAGCTTCTTCAGTAATTCCCAGTCCTCCTCCAACTTATACCGTTACGGCCGTCAGTCGTCTAGCTCGACCGAGAACGCCCAGAAGCATTGTGTGTTCATGAAGTATCAACGCTCGACGATGAAAATGACACAGGAGCTGAGTGAATGTGACGGCGGAAGGCTGTATATTTGCAAGTGTAAGACAAAAGGCAAGGGGCAGTGTGTCCCGCCTTCAAAATTAGACTAA